A window of Halomonas sp. GFAJ-1 contains these coding sequences:
- a CDS encoding excinuclease ABC subunit A, producing MDSILVRGARTHNLKQIDVELPRDKLIVITGLSGSGKSSLAFDTLYAEGQRRYVESLSTYARQFLSMMEKPDVDHIEGLSPAISIEQKSTSHNPRSTVGTITEIYDYLRLMFARAGTPRCPEHGEDLEAQTISQMVDQVMNLAEGTKLMLLAPVVKGRKGEHLQLLAELRAQGFVRVQIDGQVLELDDIAPLDKRKKHDISVVVDRFKVRDDIAQRLAESFETAINLADGTAMIHFMDGEQEDLAFSSRFACPVCGYSLSELEPRMFSFNNPAGACPTCDGLGVQQYFDPEKLISHPELSLAEGVIKGWDRRNIYYFTQLQALANHYRFELETPWSELARHEQEIILNGSGDEQIPFTYVGDRGRKVTREHAFEGVLPNMQRRYRETESNMVRDDLAKYIAVQPCATCSGSRLRKESRHVYVDDHTIADIVRLPIGEAWRYFADLSLPGRKGEIADKIVSEIHARLEFLVNVGLDYLNLERSADTLSGGEAQRIRLASQIGAGLVGVMYILDEPSIGLHQRDNDRLLKTLERLRDLGNTVIVVEHDEDAIRAADHVLDIGPGAGVHGGEIVAQGTPQDVMDNPNSLTGQYLSGTRAIAVPPYRIPGNPEKQLVLRGATGNNLQDVTLSLPLGLFIAITGVSGSGKSTLINGTLMPIAARELNRATTLTAAPYEKIEGLDQLDKVIDIDQSPIGRTPRSNPATYTGIFTPIRELFAGTQEARSRGYKPGRFSFNVKGGRCEACQGEGMIKVEMHFLPDIYVPCDVCKGKRYNRETLDIHYKGKTIHEVLNMTVEDALAFFSPVPAIARRLQTLLDVGLSYIRLGQSATTLSGGEAQRVKLARELAKRDTGKTLYILDEPTTGLHFEDIRQLLTVLHRLRDHGNTIVVIEHNLDVIKTADWIIDLGPEGGSGGGKIIAEGTPEQIAKQKVSHTGRFLAPLLARGKGTAKSA from the coding sequence ATGGACAGCATTCTGGTCAGGGGTGCCCGCACCCACAACCTCAAGCAGATCGATGTGGAGCTGCCACGCGATAAACTGATTGTTATTACAGGGCTTTCAGGCTCAGGCAAATCATCGCTAGCGTTTGACACGCTCTACGCCGAAGGGCAGCGACGCTATGTGGAGTCACTCTCTACCTACGCGCGCCAATTTCTTTCGATGATGGAAAAGCCCGATGTGGACCACATCGAAGGGTTATCGCCTGCGATTTCCATTGAACAGAAGTCCACCTCCCACAATCCTCGCTCCACCGTTGGCACTATTACTGAGATTTACGATTACCTACGCCTGATGTTTGCCCGCGCCGGTACGCCGCGCTGCCCAGAACACGGCGAAGACCTTGAAGCGCAAACGATTTCGCAAATGGTCGACCAGGTAATGAACCTGGCCGAAGGCACCAAACTAATGCTATTGGCGCCGGTGGTGAAGGGCCGTAAAGGGGAACACCTGCAGCTGTTGGCCGAGCTTCGCGCCCAAGGCTTTGTGCGCGTGCAAATTGACGGCCAAGTGCTTGAATTAGACGATATTGCACCGCTGGATAAACGCAAGAAGCATGATATCAGCGTCGTCGTTGACCGCTTTAAAGTGCGCGACGACATCGCCCAGCGTTTGGCCGAGTCATTTGAAACCGCCATCAACCTCGCCGATGGCACGGCAATGATTCACTTTATGGATGGCGAGCAAGAAGATCTCGCCTTTTCATCGCGCTTTGCCTGCCCGGTGTGCGGCTACTCGCTCTCTGAGCTTGAGCCGCGTATGTTCTCGTTTAACAACCCTGCGGGCGCCTGCCCTACCTGCGACGGACTAGGCGTGCAGCAATATTTTGATCCTGAAAAGCTGATCAGCCATCCAGAACTTTCGCTGGCCGAAGGCGTTATTAAAGGCTGGGATCGGCGCAATATTTACTACTTTACCCAATTACAGGCGCTGGCCAATCACTACCGGTTTGAGTTGGAAACGCCGTGGAGCGAGCTTGCCCGCCACGAGCAGGAGATTATCCTCAACGGCAGTGGTGACGAACAAATTCCGTTTACCTATGTAGGCGACCGTGGCCGCAAGGTAACCCGCGAACACGCTTTTGAGGGCGTCCTGCCTAATATGCAGCGCCGCTACCGAGAAACCGAATCCAACATGGTGCGCGACGACCTAGCCAAGTATATCGCCGTGCAGCCCTGTGCCACCTGCAGCGGTTCGCGGCTGCGCAAAGAGTCCCGCCACGTTTATGTCGATGACCACACTATCGCCGATATTGTGCGCCTGCCCATTGGTGAGGCGTGGCGCTACTTTGCAGACCTAAGCCTACCGGGCCGTAAAGGCGAAATTGCCGATAAAATCGTCAGTGAAATCCATGCCCGTTTGGAATTTTTGGTCAACGTGGGGCTTGATTATCTGAACCTTGAACGCAGTGCCGACACGCTCTCCGGCGGTGAAGCCCAGCGAATTCGTTTGGCCAGCCAAATTGGCGCGGGGCTGGTCGGCGTGATGTACATTTTGGATGAGCCTTCCATCGGCCTTCACCAGCGTGATAACGACCGCCTGCTGAAAACCCTGGAACGGCTGCGCGACTTAGGCAATACGGTGATCGTTGTGGAGCACGACGAAGACGCCATTCGCGCCGCGGACCACGTGCTGGATATTGGCCCTGGCGCCGGTGTTCACGGCGGTGAAATCGTCGCCCAGGGCACCCCCCAAGACGTGATGGACAACCCCAACTCGCTCACCGGCCAGTACCTTTCGGGCACGCGGGCAATTGCAGTACCGCCCTACCGGATTCCCGGCAACCCGGAAAAGCAGCTGGTGCTGCGCGGTGCTACGGGCAACAACTTGCAAGACGTCACTTTAAGCCTGCCACTGGGGCTGTTTATCGCGATTACGGGCGTTTCCGGCTCGGGTAAGTCCACCCTGATCAACGGCACGCTGATGCCGATTGCGGCCCGGGAATTAAACCGCGCGACCACGCTGACCGCTGCGCCTTATGAGAAAATTGAAGGCCTGGATCAACTTGATAAAGTGATCGATATTGATCAAAGCCCGATTGGCCGTACGCCACGCTCTAACCCCGCGACGTACACTGGGATTTTCACCCCTATTCGGGAACTGTTTGCGGGCACTCAAGAAGCGCGTTCCCGGGGCTATAAGCCGGGCCGTTTCAGCTTTAACGTGAAGGGTGGGCGCTGCGAAGCTTGCCAGGGCGAAGGCATGATCAAGGTAGAGATGCACTTTCTGCCGGATATTTACGTGCCCTGTGACGTGTGTAAGGGCAAGCGCTACAACCGCGAAACGCTCGATATTCATTACAAAGGCAAAACCATCCATGAAGTGCTAAACATGACGGTGGAAGACGCCTTAGCATTTTTCAGCCCAGTACCCGCTATTGCCCGCCGCTTACAAACCCTTCTGGATGTAGGCCTTTCCTATATCCGCCTGGGGCAAAGCGCTACCACCCTATCCGGCGGTGAAGCCCAGCGCGTCAAACTTGCCCGAGAACTGGCTAAGCGCGATACCGGCAAAACGCTGTATATTTTAGATGAGCCGACCACTGGCCTGCACTTTGAAGATATTCGCCAACTACTGACCGTACTCCACCGGCTGCGCGATCACGGCAACACCATTGTGGTGATTGAGCACAATTTAGACGTCATTAAAACCGCTGACTGGATTATCGACCTTGGGCCTGAAGGCGGCTCTGGTGGTGGAAAAATCATCGCCGAAGGCACCCCCGAACAAATCGCCAAGCAGAAAGTTTCTCACACAGGGCGCTTCTTGGCCCCGCTACTGGCCCGGGGTAAAGGTACCGCTAAATCCGCCTAA
- a CDS encoding Crp/Fnr family transcriptional regulator has protein sequence MDEDKSCIIRHFSHYCSLTEEEKQLLDSLEQSPTTIKAGDLLWEAGASADEFCTIRSGWAYSFRHLENGDRQILEVFLPGDIIGLREFAFSQRLDSVRMISDGVVCHFPHRRMLEIFRQSLTLTSVLFAISSRQQALLTERLVNIARRTARQKMAHFLHEMYLRLRQTNRDIGGQFRLPLSQEQLADILGLSPVHVSRTFSALSEEGLVFRDRHHVTIPDLDALATEGEFDDCYLTDSVRPLLEQSA, from the coding sequence GTGGACGAAGATAAAAGCTGTATTATTCGTCACTTTAGTCACTACTGCTCGCTGACTGAAGAGGAGAAGCAGTTGTTAGACTCCCTTGAGCAGAGTCCGACCACTATCAAGGCTGGCGACTTACTGTGGGAAGCGGGCGCGTCAGCAGACGAATTCTGCACGATTAGAAGCGGCTGGGCCTACTCTTTTCGCCATCTTGAGAACGGTGACCGGCAGATTTTAGAGGTCTTTCTGCCTGGCGATATTATTGGCCTGCGTGAATTTGCTTTTTCACAGCGGTTAGATAGCGTCCGCATGATTTCTGATGGCGTGGTGTGTCACTTCCCCCATAGGCGTATGCTTGAAATATTTCGCCAGTCGCTCACCTTGACGTCTGTGCTTTTCGCCATCAGCAGCCGCCAACAGGCTCTGCTGACTGAACGACTCGTCAACATAGCCAGACGTACTGCTAGGCAAAAAATGGCGCACTTTCTCCACGAAATGTATCTTCGCCTGCGCCAAACTAACCGTGATATTGGCGGGCAGTTTCGTCTCCCTCTTTCACAGGAGCAGCTAGCTGATATTTTGGGGCTAAGCCCGGTACATGTTAGCCGTACCTTTAGTGCATTAAGTGAAGAGGGGCTGGTTTTCCGAGACCGTCACCATGTCACAATCCCTGACTTGGATGCCCTAGCCACTGAAGGCGAGTTTGACGACTGCTACTTAACCGATAGCGTTAGGCCACTGCTGGAGCAGTCCGCATAA
- a CDS encoding ribonucleoside-diphosphate reductase, protein MAVEITSKIVGYRIKQQEQAAPAPELPEEDPLTVRIPSRPEGTLEAVSEKISYVGAEGRKKVYLLVSFMPVEGVMGGRRVVIERPVEFFFPSGQLSSEHQWITATMRSLSLAARGGYVTQAVADLRKVAWDKGLVRCGMNRWNKPVFHDSEVAAIAWSIQQILYRRGFLDQDGNQVPVETLVERYAHRMQHGHAWQPEEAEAASVEQGAVEPIGGSGASVKKPEGSGPPSVGNCPECRGELIMMDGCPTCYAGCGWSKCG, encoded by the coding sequence ATGGCTGTTGAAATTACTTCAAAAATAGTTGGTTATCGCATTAAGCAGCAGGAGCAGGCCGCGCCTGCCCCTGAGCTACCCGAAGAAGATCCGCTGACGGTTCGGATTCCCTCTCGCCCGGAAGGAACGCTGGAAGCCGTCTCTGAAAAGATTTCTTACGTAGGTGCTGAAGGGCGTAAAAAAGTCTACTTGCTGGTTTCCTTTATGCCCGTAGAGGGCGTGATGGGCGGTCGGCGAGTTGTGATTGAACGGCCCGTTGAGTTTTTCTTTCCCTCTGGCCAGCTCTCCAGCGAACACCAGTGGATCACGGCGACTATGCGCAGCCTGTCACTGGCCGCCCGTGGTGGCTACGTGACCCAGGCAGTTGCCGACCTTCGCAAGGTGGCCTGGGATAAAGGCTTGGTGCGCTGTGGAATGAACCGTTGGAACAAGCCGGTGTTTCACGACTCAGAAGTCGCGGCAATTGCCTGGTCGATTCAGCAAATTCTTTATCGCCGTGGCTTTCTTGATCAGGATGGCAACCAAGTGCCGGTAGAAACGCTGGTGGAGCGCTATGCGCACCGTATGCAGCACGGCCATGCCTGGCAGCCTGAAGAAGCAGAAGCCGCCTCGGTAGAGCAGGGCGCCGTAGAACCGATTGGCGGGTCAGGTGCATCGGTAAAAAAGCCTGAAGGCAGTGGCCCCCCCAGCGTAGGCAACTGCCCGGAGTGTCGCGGTGAGCTAATCATGATGGACGGTTGCCCCACCTGCTATGCAGGCTGCGGCTGGTCTAAGTGTGGTTAA
- a CDS encoding ribonucleoside-diphosphate reductase, adenosylcobalamin-dependent translates to MSTAAKAMKTSNDVPMQAPSREIWDAKYRLKDRHSRPVDQDVGATFERVARALAAVEGDKANEWLPKFRWALENGAIPAGRILSNAGAEAYKPAVSLINCTVSRTIRDSMRDILDSVVDAGMTLKSGAGIGYDFSTLRHKGAFVFGAGAGTNGPLAFMDIYDKMCFTVASAGGRRGAQMGTFDVGHPDVREFIQAKREAGRLRQFNLSLLITDEFMEAVKNNADWPLAFPLHPGEKEDVKAEDLIYRDWPVIEEGYTVDEQGRVACRIVEVIKARELWDTIMSSTYDYAEPGFILIDQVNRMNNNWFCEDIRATNPCGEQPLPPEGACLLGSINLTQFVIEPFSDKPRFDWERYRNVVAIFTRMLDNVVEIAGLPLPQQQREIEAKRRHGMGFLGLGSTMTMLKIPYGSNASLAFTEEVSRHLALEGWKQALELSKEKGMAPVLAQEHTITPKMMRERPQLASDGYEVGDKVPGRILHARYSQYMAKVAELEPELVAALAEHGARFTHHSSIAPTGTISLSMGNNASNGIEPSFSHRYFRNIIQSGKKTKEQVEVLSFELAAYRHFIAADAVESDLPDYFITADSVSPEQHVAVQAAAQQWIDSAISKTVNVPTDFPFEKFQNLYLQAYESRLKGCTTFRFNPEAFQGVLVREDDLKNTTYVFELENGETLELTGDETVIYDGEEHNAANLFDGLKEGTYGKW, encoded by the coding sequence ATGAGCACCGCTGCTAAGGCTATGAAGACCTCTAATGATGTTCCGATGCAGGCGCCCTCGCGGGAGATCTGGGACGCTAAGTATCGCCTTAAAGATCGTCATAGCCGCCCTGTTGACCAGGATGTGGGGGCTACCTTTGAGCGGGTCGCGCGGGCGCTAGCGGCGGTGGAAGGTGATAAAGCGAACGAATGGCTGCCGAAATTCCGGTGGGCGTTGGAAAATGGCGCCATTCCTGCCGGGCGGATTCTGTCTAACGCCGGTGCGGAAGCTTACAAGCCAGCGGTGAGCCTGATTAACTGTACGGTATCGCGCACCATTCGCGACTCCATGCGAGATATCCTTGATTCCGTAGTGGATGCTGGCATGACGCTGAAGTCCGGCGCTGGCATTGGTTACGACTTTTCGACGCTGCGCCATAAGGGCGCCTTTGTATTTGGCGCAGGCGCCGGTACCAACGGCCCGCTGGCGTTCATGGATATCTATGACAAAATGTGTTTCACCGTCGCCTCTGCCGGTGGGCGTCGTGGTGCGCAGATGGGCACCTTCGATGTCGGTCATCCAGATGTGCGTGAGTTTATCCAAGCCAAGCGGGAAGCGGGCCGCCTGCGTCAGTTCAACCTTAGCCTGCTGATAACCGATGAGTTTATGGAAGCGGTGAAAAACAACGCCGACTGGCCGCTGGCGTTTCCGCTCCATCCCGGTGAAAAAGAGGACGTTAAGGCCGAGGACCTGATCTACCGCGACTGGCCCGTTATCGAAGAGGGGTATACGGTGGATGAGCAGGGCCGTGTGGCCTGCCGCATTGTTGAAGTGATCAAAGCCCGCGAGCTGTGGGATACGATCATGTCCTCCACCTATGACTACGCTGAGCCGGGTTTCATACTGATTGACCAAGTGAATCGTATGAACAATAACTGGTTCTGTGAAGATATCCGCGCCACAAACCCCTGTGGTGAACAGCCGCTACCACCGGAAGGCGCCTGCCTGTTGGGGTCTATCAACCTCACTCAGTTTGTTATCGAACCGTTCAGCGATAAGCCGCGTTTTGACTGGGAGCGCTACCGTAACGTGGTGGCTATTTTTACCCGCATGCTGGATAACGTTGTGGAGATCGCTGGGCTGCCGCTTCCCCAGCAGCAGCGTGAAATTGAAGCTAAGCGTCGCCACGGGATGGGCTTTTTAGGGCTGGGGTCTACGATGACGATGCTCAAAATCCCCTATGGCTCAAACGCGTCGCTAGCCTTCACTGAAGAGGTCAGCCGTCACCTTGCCCTGGAGGGTTGGAAACAAGCGTTAGAGCTTTCCAAAGAGAAAGGCATGGCACCGGTGCTAGCGCAGGAGCACACCATTACGCCGAAAATGATGCGTGAGCGCCCCCAGCTTGCAAGCGATGGTTACGAAGTAGGCGACAAGGTGCCGGGGCGTATTTTGCATGCCCGCTACAGCCAATATATGGCGAAAGTCGCCGAGTTAGAGCCTGAGCTGGTAGCGGCACTGGCCGAACACGGTGCGCGGTTCACCCACCACAGCTCGATTGCGCCCACTGGGACTATTTCGCTTTCCATGGGTAACAATGCCTCTAACGGCATTGAGCCGTCGTTCTCGCACCGCTACTTCCGTAACATTATCCAGTCGGGCAAGAAAACCAAAGAGCAGGTCGAAGTGCTGTCGTTTGAGCTGGCGGCCTACCGCCACTTTATCGCCGCTGATGCGGTGGAGAGCGATCTACCCGACTACTTTATTACTGCTGACTCGGTGTCGCCGGAGCAGCACGTGGCCGTGCAGGCAGCCGCTCAGCAGTGGATTGATTCGGCCATTTCTAAAACGGTGAACGTGCCTACCGATTTTCCGTTTGAAAAATTTCAGAACCTCTACCTGCAAGCCTACGAAAGCCGCTTGAAAGGCTGTACCACTTTCCGTTTTAACCCTGAAGCCTTCCAAGGTGTGCTGGTACGCGAAGACGACCTTAAAAACACCACCTATGTGTTCGAACTGGAAAATGGTGAAACCCTAGAGCTTACCGGCGATGAAACGGTGATTTACGACGGTGAAGAGCATAATGCCGCTAACCTGTTTGATGGCTTGAAAGAGGGCACCTACGGCAAATGGTAA
- a CDS encoding histidine kinase has product MPKQHPLLQSFGALLVLDADSRRIQAFSSNLAALVGMTVTDGRDQTLSEVLGKRLSQRLRHELQGQQRLAGPLTFTRPASSTRFQLYAYRSGAYVVVEIEPLTPVGKRRLLGTVNERLLRLTEASHQEELLDYLVRAVQELTGHDRVSICHLDSDWHGLIVAEACGSGLPSLLGQRFPSSDFPLSLRLAYERHPVRLIEDVAAPSEYLVPRDFPVALNDSFLRAPAPERQRYLHRLGVRGALSVAMQSDTGLWGLLFCYSAKSHPVAPPVRDAVRMLVQMATQRLLLLRARQEARYLQRVQDSLALSTKAREEPQSPQQLLAEQADTWMALFRSHGVALWAKGSVFQSGNTPAPEAISQLARRLDKAHGHSGPWCTRDISKEPLTTSLSMPEQCGVLAVPLPVNLAQRGWLLFFRPEQVESFYWAMQPKAFPQGAVIATPPAAWHEEVVGKSEAWQRVERLAAVDLGEDLTLAISAYEISTLNMYLECERKALAEANQRLEQLAHFDPLTQVWNRYRIEQAIDAELVAAKRYGAVFAVLLFDVDHFKQINDSYGHSLGDDVLVSLARLVESSLRGCDHLGRWGGEEFVVLATHSDIEAAAGLAERLRHLVASLEVNKLPQPITVSVGVAAWRPGDSCKTLVARADMAMYQAKRSGRNRVEVAIKEPS; this is encoded by the coding sequence GTGCCGAAGCAACACCCTTTACTTCAGTCGTTTGGCGCTTTGCTGGTGTTGGATGCTGACAGTCGGCGCATTCAAGCTTTCAGTAGCAACCTCGCCGCACTGGTTGGCATGACCGTTACCGACGGGCGTGATCAGACGCTGTCGGAAGTGCTGGGCAAACGCCTAAGCCAGCGGCTACGTCACGAGCTACAGGGCCAGCAGCGCTTGGCCGGGCCGCTAACCTTTACCCGCCCGGCGAGCTCAACGCGCTTTCAGCTTTATGCCTACCGTTCAGGCGCCTACGTTGTGGTAGAAATTGAACCACTGACACCGGTTGGTAAACGGCGCTTGTTAGGCACGGTGAATGAGCGCTTGCTCAGGCTGACGGAAGCGAGTCATCAAGAGGAGTTGCTTGACTACCTAGTGCGGGCTGTTCAAGAGTTGACCGGTCACGATCGCGTCTCGATCTGCCACCTTGACAGCGACTGGCACGGGCTGATCGTCGCCGAAGCATGCGGCAGCGGCTTACCGTCACTGTTAGGTCAGCGTTTTCCCTCCAGCGACTTTCCCCTTTCCTTACGCCTCGCCTACGAGCGCCATCCGGTGCGCTTAATTGAGGATGTGGCAGCGCCCAGTGAATACTTAGTCCCCCGTGATTTCCCTGTGGCACTTAACGATAGTTTTCTGCGTGCCCCTGCCCCAGAGCGTCAACGCTATCTGCACCGTCTTGGCGTTCGCGGGGCGTTAAGCGTTGCTATGCAGAGCGATACTGGCCTTTGGGGGCTGCTGTTTTGTTATTCGGCGAAATCACACCCGGTGGCCCCTCCGGTGCGTGACGCAGTGCGCATGCTGGTGCAAATGGCGACTCAGCGCCTGCTGCTGCTGCGGGCACGCCAAGAAGCGCGCTATCTACAGCGCGTGCAGGATAGCTTGGCGCTTTCAACCAAAGCACGCGAAGAACCGCAAAGCCCCCAGCAACTTTTGGCTGAACAGGCGGATACCTGGATGGCACTGTTTCGTTCCCACGGCGTGGCACTATGGGCGAAGGGCAGCGTTTTTCAGTCTGGTAATACGCCGGCCCCAGAGGCGATTAGCCAGCTGGCTAGGCGCTTGGATAAAGCCCATGGTCATAGCGGGCCGTGGTGTACTCGGGATATCTCTAAGGAGCCGTTAACCACATCGCTGTCCATGCCCGAGCAGTGTGGTGTGCTAGCAGTGCCCCTGCCCGTGAACCTCGCTCAGCGCGGTTGGCTGCTGTTTTTCCGTCCTGAGCAGGTAGAAAGCTTCTATTGGGCGATGCAGCCTAAAGCTTTCCCTCAGGGGGCCGTCATAGCCACTCCTCCAGCGGCATGGCATGAAGAAGTGGTGGGTAAAAGCGAGGCGTGGCAGCGGGTCGAGCGCCTAGCAGCCGTGGACTTGGGGGAAGACCTAACATTGGCGATTTCAGCGTACGAAATCAGCACGCTCAATATGTACCTAGAGTGCGAGCGCAAAGCCCTGGCCGAAGCAAATCAGCGCTTAGAGCAGCTGGCGCATTTCGACCCGCTGACCCAAGTATGGAACCGCTACCGCATTGAGCAAGCCATCGACGCTGAGCTGGTGGCCGCTAAACGCTATGGCGCGGTCTTTGCAGTGTTGCTGTTCGATGTAGACCACTTTAAGCAGATCAACGATAGCTACGGGCATAGCTTGGGTGACGACGTGTTGGTATCGCTAGCGCGCTTGGTGGAAAGTTCTCTACGCGGTTGTGACCACCTGGGCCGCTGGGGCGGAGAAGAATTTGTGGTGCTAGCGACTCACTCCGACATAGAGGCGGCCGCTGGTCTGGCGGAGCGGCTGCGCCATCTTGTTGCCTCGCTGGAGGTAAATAAATTGCCACAGCCCATCACCGTCAGCGTTGGGGTCGCGGCATGGCGGCCCGGAGATAGCTGCAAAACGTTAGTCGCCCGCGCGGATATGGCGATGTACCAGGCAAAGCGGAGTGGGCGTAACCGTGTTGAAGTCGCCATCAAGGAACCATCTTGA
- a CDS encoding flagellar motor protein MotB, giving the protein MLNSEARHALEMPNAEGEGDESWLTSYLDVLTLLITLFVLLLALTPPGGGEAADSDRMRSASAITALPLATLATGIQPRHQGLRPQMAGLNIPGVSVSQGREGLTLRIDDSLLFPSGDAVLTPQGQNVLENLITALEAFEGQISVEGHTDNIPIATPRFPSNWELSVGRAIAVVRHLERQGVAVSRMRAVGYADTQPMESNATAEGRAANRRVELLLKQQFEGE; this is encoded by the coding sequence ATGCTGAACAGTGAAGCCCGTCATGCGCTGGAAATGCCCAATGCCGAAGGCGAGGGGGATGAGAGCTGGTTAACGAGCTATCTGGATGTATTGACGCTACTAATCACCCTGTTTGTCCTCCTGCTGGCGTTAACGCCGCCAGGCGGGGGAGAAGCGGCAGATAGCGATAGAATGCGCTCGGCCAGTGCGATTACTGCGCTGCCCCTGGCAACCTTAGCCACTGGTATTCAGCCTCGTCACCAGGGGCTAAGGCCGCAGATGGCGGGGCTAAATATTCCCGGGGTCAGTGTTTCCCAAGGCCGTGAAGGCCTTACCCTGCGTATTGATGATAGCCTTTTGTTTCCCAGTGGCGATGCCGTGCTAACGCCCCAAGGGCAGAATGTGCTAGAAAACCTGATAACGGCGCTTGAGGCCTTTGAAGGTCAAATTTCGGTAGAGGGGCATACCGATAATATACCCATTGCTACTCCTCGGTTCCCCTCGAATTGGGAGCTCTCGGTAGGACGCGCGATTGCGGTTGTGCGCCACCTTGAACGCCAGGGAGTCGCTGTTTCACGAATGCGGGCGGTCGGATATGCCGACACCCAACCCATGGAAAGTAACGCGACCGCAGAAGGGCGAGCAGCCAATCGTCGCGTTGAGCTGTTGCTAAAGCAGCAGTTTGAGGGTGAATAG
- a CDS encoding chemotaxis protein MotA, whose translation MNPSTLIGISASILLLVSVLFFTAESPESFLNLPGLAIVITGTLAATFISYPLKEVLRVVRLVGLVFRRENTYVRDDINELVSMSRLWFKGDVRAVEKELEHTRNPFLRTGIQLVIANTKEDEIFDMLRWRIARLKAREHAEAQIFRTMATYAPAFGMIGTLVGLVNMLEVMDAGDLEVIGPRMAVALLTTFYGILLANLVFKPIAVKLERRTEERLITMNMVLEGISLITKRRLPSFIEETLNSFVANYHDEIRDATVKPRTTPSPATKG comes from the coding sequence ATGAATCCATCTACGCTGATCGGTATATCTGCCAGCATTCTACTGCTGGTAAGCGTGCTGTTTTTTACCGCAGAGTCCCCAGAAAGCTTTCTTAACTTACCGGGGTTAGCGATTGTCATTACCGGTACGCTGGCCGCTACGTTTATCAGTTACCCGCTGAAAGAAGTACTTCGGGTAGTGCGCTTGGTAGGCTTAGTGTTTCGCCGTGAAAATACCTATGTTCGAGATGACATTAACGAACTCGTGTCGATGTCTCGGCTATGGTTTAAAGGCGATGTTCGGGCGGTGGAAAAAGAGCTTGAGCACACCCGTAACCCGTTTCTACGCACGGGCATTCAACTGGTCATTGCCAATACCAAAGAGGATGAAATCTTCGACATGCTGCGCTGGCGCATAGCGCGGTTAAAAGCGCGCGAGCATGCAGAAGCACAAATTTTCCGCACGATGGCCACTTACGCGCCTGCCTTTGGCATGATTGGTACGTTGGTGGGGTTGGTTAACATGCTTGAAGTCATGGATGCGGGTGACCTAGAAGTCATTGGCCCGCGCATGGCCGTTGCCCTGCTCACCACGTTTTACGGTATTTTGCTCGCCAACCTAGTGTTTAAGCCTATTGCCGTTAAGCTTGAGCGTCGTACCGAAGAGCGCCTCATTACCATGAACATGGTGCTTGAAGGTATATCGCTCATCACCAAACGTCGCCTACCGTCGTTTATTGAAGAAACACTCAACTCCTTTGTTGCCAACTACCACGACGAAATACGCGATGCTACTGTAAAGCCACGCACCACGCCTAGCCCCGCGACAAAAGGGTAG
- a CDS encoding RNA polymerase sigma factor FliA, with the protein MYTAQGRIKQSELLTQYMPLVRRQALTLQVRLPASIELDDLIQAGMVGLLEALGRFDAAQGATFATFASQRIRGAMMDELRTRDWLPRSVRRSARAMDETVRRLEQQLGRAPEEGEIARDLEMPLSDYQQLLNDTNSGQLLPFEELVTEGGEPSSGAGNLLFDQLLDAQQRQTLIEAIEALPEREKLLMALYYQEEMNLKEVGAVLGVTESRVSQLHSQAVSRLRARLHDAN; encoded by the coding sequence ATGTATACAGCACAAGGCAGGATCAAACAGAGTGAGCTGTTAACCCAATACATGCCACTGGTGAGACGTCAGGCCTTAACGCTGCAGGTGAGGTTGCCCGCGAGCATCGAGCTAGATGATCTTATCCAGGCGGGCATGGTGGGGTTGTTAGAAGCCCTTGGGCGCTTTGATGCGGCCCAAGGCGCGACATTTGCCACCTTTGCCAGCCAGCGAATCCGTGGCGCGATGATGGATGAGCTACGCACGCGCGACTGGCTACCTCGTAGCGTGCGACGTTCGGCCAGGGCGATGGATGAGACGGTGCGGCGGCTGGAGCAACAGCTAGGCCGCGCTCCCGAAGAGGGGGAAATCGCCCGTGATTTAGAAATGCCGCTAAGCGACTATCAGCAGCTACTCAATGACACCAACAGCGGCCAACTGCTGCCGTTTGAAGAGCTGGTGACAGAGGGTGGTGAGCCTAGTAGCGGCGCTGGCAATTTGCTCTTCGACCAGTTGTTGGACGCTCAGCAACGTCAAACCTTGATTGAGGCGATTGAGGCGCTGCCAGAGCGAGAAAAGCTGTTAATGGCGCTGTACTACCAAGAAGAGATGAACTTAAAAGAGGTGGGTGCTGTGCTGGGGGTTACCGAGTCCCGTGTCTCCCAGCTGCATAGTCAGGCCGTTAGCCGTTTACGCGCCCGTTTGCACGACGCCAATTAA